The following proteins come from a genomic window of Bactrocera dorsalis isolate Fly_Bdor chromosome 6, ASM2337382v1, whole genome shotgun sequence:
- the LOC125779505 gene encoding uncharacterized protein LOC125779505 has product MESPRDNDVKAKRIRCNPTRRWAAAEEKSLIEFLLENRQLEKPSAQAYYKQFCMANNLTMEWKLVRSKVRNMRVGYNKAMTWEGSTGAGSMSGETIKSTLLKMCTFFYELEDIFGSRVSECAAIEDTMDAEYLDFEGAVETQIAVPIEEPESSQGPDFVNLYFYLYIQLINVTPEVPKNSFKKQPKAL; this is encoded by the exons atggaatCACCCCGAGATAATGAC gtcAAAGCCAAGCGTATCCGTTGCAACCCAACCCGTAGATGGGCGGCAGCAGAAGAAAAGTCTCTAATTGAGTTTTTGTTGGAAAATCGGCAACTTgag AAGCCGTCCGCTCAAGCTTACTATAAGCAATTCTGCATGGCAAATAATCTAACCATGGAGTGGAAGCTTGTGCGTTCTAAAGTGCGGAACATGAGAGTGGGCTACAACAAAGCGATGACATGGGAAGGTTCGACGGGAGCAGGTAGCATGAGTGGTGAAACCATTAAAA GTACTCTACTAAAAATGTGCACTTTTTTTTACGAGCTCGAAGACATTTTTGGGAGCAGAGTTAGTGAATGTGCCGCAATCGAAGATACGATGGACGCTGAGTATTTGGATTTTGAGGGTGCTGTAGAAACTCAGATAGCAGTACCGATTGAAGAACCGGAGAGCTCCCAAGGCCCAGATTTCgttaacttatatttttatttatacattcaattaattaatgttaCGCCTGAAGTgccaaaaaatagttttaagaaACAGCCGAAAGCTCTGTAA
- the LOC125779359 gene encoding uncharacterized protein LOC125779359, with product MLELSDDDEQEEVDEQFRVNMLILLNNRRSAHLGVPKSNHWERNVLKHFDENRFCQMMRLNQTEFAYLLNLIKDDDVFRNHYNAAQLSIDTQLKIVLFRLGSSGEGLSVRKVASLFGIGDGGTIQIVTRRVFKAIINLKQRFLYWPDERERLKLIAATEKEMPGCVGYIDGSEIKLAEAPVRNHEIFFSRKRQYSVKIQVICDHRLRIRQLTLGYPGSVHDAKMFSGCLLSKHPNRFLSTSQWIAGDSAYPLKPFLVTPFRQNSTEYNREERENFNKYFSKYRVRIENCFGILKEKFSSLKELKFRLHTIQNKRECNEWIMVCCILHNIFINFNNKDHESSVEPSVNLLPSTNLRHSLLNFIQTQPIV from the exons ATGTTGGAATTAA GTGATGACGATGAGCAGGAAGAAGTGGATGAACAATTTAGAGTGAATATGCTTATATTATTGAACAATCGTCGAAGTGCTCACTTAGGAGTTCCTAAGTCGAACCATTGGGAGCGGAATGTATTAAAGCATTTTGACGAAAACAGATTTTGCCAAATGATGCGCTTAAACCAAACAGAATTTGCTTACCTTCTAAACTTAATAAAAGATGATGATGTGTTTCGAAATCATTATAACGCAGCACAACTTTCGATCGATACACAACTTAAGATCGTCCTTTTTCGATTAGGATCATCAGGTGAAGGACTTTCGGTTCGTAAAGTGGCATCCTTGTTTGGTATAGGAGATGGCGGTACCATTCAGATCGTAACCAGGCGAGTTTTTAAAGCTATTATTAACTTGAAACAAAGGTTTTTATACTGGCCCGATGAAAGGGAGCGATTAAAGCTTATTGCAGCAACAGAAAAGGAAATGCCTGGGTGTGTTGGATACATTGATGGGTCTGAAATTAAGTTGGCCGAAGCACCTGTGAGGAatcacgaaatatttttttcccgTAAGCGCCAATATTCTGTAAAAATTCAAGTTATTTGTGATCATCGGCTACGCATAAGACAACTTACACTTGGTTACCCGGGTAGTGTTCATGATGCGAAAATGTTCTCGGGATGTTTGCTCTCAAAACATCCCAATAGATTTTTGTCAACCTCGCAATGGATAGCTGGAGATAGTGCATATCCATTAAAGCCATTTTTAGTAACCCCGTTTCGGCAAAATAGTACAGAATATAAcagagaagaaagagaaaatttcaataaatacttTTCCAAATACCGCGTAcgtattgaaaattgttttgggatcttgaaagaaaaattttcaagtctAAAAGAACTCAAGTTCAGATTGCACACTATCCAAAACAAGAGAGAGTGTAATGAGTGGATAATGGTCTGTTGTATTTTgcacaacatttttataaatttcaacaaCAAAGATCATGAAAGCAGCGTGGAACCCAGTGTAAATTTATTACCATCAACAAACCTTAGACATAGTCTACTGAACTTTATTCAAACCCAGCCTATTGTTTAA